A window of Nicotiana sylvestris chromosome 8, ASM39365v2, whole genome shotgun sequence genomic DNA:
ACTAAGTCTAACCATTAGAATACAAAATTCAGTTTCATTCAATGCTCCATCTCCATCTAAGTCTCCTTCTCTTACCATAGCCTCTGCATCTTCTCTGCTCATGCCTTCCATTCCAAGAAGCCCCGAATTCTTCTGTAAACTCGCCGATGTGATCAAGCCATTTTTCGGGTCAGCTAGTAGCCTGAATCCTCCACATAGCTCCGCGACAAACGTATCCACGTCCAATTTTTCTGCCATCACAGGTAACAAGTCTTGATATTCTGTTGCTGCTTCACCAACTTTACTTGCCATTGTTTTTCtgtgaaaaaaaaatgaagaagaagaaaaagcaatGGTATGAATAAAAGGTATTGTTTGGCACAAGGAAAGTTGGAAACTCTATTTATAGTGCTATCTAACAGTAAGTAATTTCGTGAATATTGTGGAAGTATGAGTACTGTTACATTGTCAACTGGTAAGGATTTGATCATTAATTTTTGAAggtaggaaaaagaaaagagagtgggGATGGACTATGTAGCCTATGGTCCATATTAAATCAAATGGTACCTTCTGAATGGATGGTTTGGGTAGGGCCTCCAATTTGTAAACTACTAAGGGCTATTTTTATTCAATACTCCACCCGCTTCAATTTATGTCAACCTATTTGATTGAGCACgaaatttcagaaaaaaaaaaaagatttttgaactgtggtgtaaaatgaggcacatatattttgtgtaattatcattgtataaaggtaaattgtttttaaatatgaaaaatgataatTCTTTTTGACACGgactaaaaaaaaaatacattcacataaattaaaacggggGAGTACTATTTAGGTGGTTTTTTGGTTTTGAGAAGTACCACTTTGAAGATAAAGTATTTTTTATTAAAGGCGACTTCATTTTAAAGACTCGAAACCTAAATCTTTAGTTAAGGATAAAAGATATTTACCATCCTCACATAACCTTTGGTGATATACTGGCATTAGCTGTTTACACTTTCTTCTATATTTCAAAGAGCGGTTTACACTACCCCTGTATACATAAATGTACTTGCAAAAAGCACCTTGTAGTCTACCAAGCAAGAATAACGTTGAtcccacacaaaaaaaaaaaaaaaaatgcttttagcaaaaatatattctttttaCCCATTTACCTATATAAGTAGCTAATTTAACAGAGATCTTGGAGTTTCTATAGATTATTGTAACTCAAGAAAATGCAGACAAATTATTTTAAGATGATAACCTttagattttatttatttattttggtttTCCATTCCAGTCCACATTAGGTCTGCGACTAATTCAAATTCATGTCGCGTAAGATTCattaaaggaaaaaatatttccttacgagattcttttcttttttcaagaCTCAAAACGAAATATTTAATTATTCATCTCACCTAAATCCCTGGGAGGGTTgacaaattttaaaattaataactTATTCTTTGATTCATTATGCACTGGCATAGCCACATATAATCAATGGGTGTCAATTGATATTCCTTAGTCGAAATTTTTTACTATATAGTTAGGTAAATTTTTTACATATTCATATTATATGTGTCCCTTTagctttttttatatatttaattatttatattttaatatCCTTTAATAAAAATTCTAGTTCCGCGAATCAATGAATGGGAAAATATGGGGTATTTGAAGTTGTTTTGAAGTTGTCAACAGCATCATATACGTTTCTGATAAGTAACTTATCTCCACTGATTTATTGGAGAAGATCATTTTTAATTTATTCTGAAAAGAGGGTTTCTAGGAAGGTTCATAATAGTTGGAAATTGTGGAGGTGACTTGTGACTTAGCTAGACGTTAACTGTCTCGAGTCACGACGACACTTTTGCTAATACTTCTCCTTCTTTGAAGCTTCCTTTCATTTgttctctttctatttctcttatgTCTTGCTTTTCCTATGTATGGTCCATACCCTACTTATTTATTAAGTTTAAGTTCTGTATATTCAAAACCAGCTACTACTCCGTCTAGCCTATCTTCCTATCCAGCTACTCTTTATGTTGGGTTGCACAATTAATCCCATAATGATAGAAGCGGATTCAGAATTTTAAGAGAATGAGTGCACTATTGCGAAGAGGTGGATCTAGAGTTTATATTTGACGGATTTAACTTTAGTCTCTTACCATGAACCCatcaaaattatatttttttttttgaaattttagtaATTTTCACATATATATCTATACTCCGTGCCGAAAATAAGACCGTTCAGAGTGAGATTTAATTTGAACTGCCAATTTCACTTGTAGCGATGCACCCAGTAATAATTATACCATAAGAGTCTTTAAGCATAGGTTCACGCAAAtatatttaagtaattttgagAAAAATGTAACATTATTATACATTAGGAAAAAGAATATGGGTTCATGTGATCCCTTATTCCTCAACTTGGAGCCGACCATCAAAGCCCCGATGAACGACAACTGTAATTATGACGTCCTAAAATAGCGAAATTCCTTTTCGAAAAGGTTCCGACCCGCACAAAAACTCTAACATCATCTATTTGAGGGAGGACAAATTTTGTGCTCTTAACAATGTCAAAATTTCTACGGTATCAAATTAAGATGACTTATAATAACAAATAATTGTCTATATTTTTGTCTATGCTGGCTGAATATAATACTCCATCCGTTTTCATTTAtgagttttattttctttttagtcttgttcaaaaaaaatatctttttCTATTTCGTATGCTTTTTACGTCCAACAATATTTCTATTTTTATCCATAATAATACTCCTTCATGGAATTTTTTGCTATGTTATACGCACCAATAATTTAACATCATAGATTCGCAAGTGTTTCTTTACATTTTTTAATATCATGCTTAGTCAAACATATATAAATACAAATTACAATGAGAACTTTCTAGTAAATACATGTGTGAAAATGATATCTTCGAATATATTCCTGCCAAAGTGGTGCTGTACTATTTATTCCCAC
This region includes:
- the LOC104231714 gene encoding calcium-binding protein KIC, whose protein sequence is MASKVGEAATEYQDLLPVMAEKLDVDTFVAELCGGFRLLADPKNGLITSASLQKNSGLLGMEGMSREDAEAMVREGDLDGDGALNETEFCILMVRLSPEMMQDAEAWLDKALQKELA